A window of the Henckelia pumila isolate YLH828 chromosome 3, ASM3356847v2, whole genome shotgun sequence genome harbors these coding sequences:
- the LOC140893493 gene encoding uncharacterized protein isoform X1: MHVVWPKLQFLPANIYTENTCMFSNLNANDVQGMTDCISQMLERLCISDVYYQLVVREHSAVDSGKERDSCDRIFGNLSASDACFANVTADSGCNTSFGLNGDISEKVTSKEKDKYHTSVEKITRRVLLMKLADGRHHKRVMDNKVSSNFSMKEQNLSVILPSQRQVMEAMADPKSFNCVWSLCPMTNFRKKRSQTRSRKTQFSGMHEEMKHLEPQGCTFSLTWSVKHKKKRSNVSARSCDLSNLCLVPKAFPLKALSVVS; the protein is encoded by the exons ATGCACGTGGTTTGGCCAAAACTCCAATTTTTGCCGGCCAACATCTACACAGAAAacacatgcatgttttcaaatcTAAACG CGAATGATGTCCAAGGTATGACTGATTGTATTAGCCAGATGCTTGAGAGACTATGTATATCAGATGTCTACTACCAACTTGTGGTGCGG GAGCATTCAGCTGTTGATTCGGGGAAAGAGAGGGACAGTTGTGATCGTATATTTGGGAATTTGAGTGCTAGTGATGCTTGTTTTGCTAATGTTACTGCGGATTCAGGCTGCAATACCTCTTTCGGTTTGAATGGTGACATATCAG AAAAAGTGACTTCCAAGGAAAAAGATAAATATCACACAAGTGTTGAAAAAATCACTAGAAGAGTTTTGTTGATGAAATTAGCTGATGGGAGACATCATAAAAGGGTTATGGACAATAAAGTGTCCTCCAACTTCTCAATGAAGGAGCAAAATTTAAGTGTGATTCTACCTAGCCAAAGACAAGTAATGGAGGCAATGGCTGATCCCAAGTCTTTTAATTGTGTATGGAGCTTGTGCCCCATgacaaattttagaaaaaagagATCTCAGACTCGTAGTCGAAAGACACAATTTTCGGGTATGCACGAGGAAATGAAGCATCTAGAACCACAAGGATGTACTTTTTCTTTAACTTGGTCTGtcaaacataaaaagaaaagaTCGAATGTGTCTGCTCGAAGTTGTGATTTATCTAACTTGTGTTTGGTTCCAAAAGCATTTCCTTTGAAAGCTCTCAGTGTTGTATCCTAA
- the LOC140893493 gene encoding uncharacterized protein isoform X4, with amino-acid sequence MTDCISQMLERLCISDVYYQLVEHSAVDSGKERDSCDRIFGNLSASDACFANVTADSGCNTSFGLNGDISEKVTSKEKDKYHTSVEKITRRVLLMKLADGRHHKRVMDNKVSSNFSMKEQNLSVILPSQRQVMEAMADPKSFNCVWSLCPMTNFRKKRSQTRSRKTQFSGMHEEMKHLEPQGCTFSLTWSVKHKKKRSNVSARSCDLSNLCLVPKAFPLKALSVVS; translated from the exons ATGACTGATTGTATTAGCCAGATGCTTGAGAGACTATGTATATCAGATGTCTACTACCAACTTGTG GAGCATTCAGCTGTTGATTCGGGGAAAGAGAGGGACAGTTGTGATCGTATATTTGGGAATTTGAGTGCTAGTGATGCTTGTTTTGCTAATGTTACTGCGGATTCAGGCTGCAATACCTCTTTCGGTTTGAATGGTGACATATCAG AAAAAGTGACTTCCAAGGAAAAAGATAAATATCACACAAGTGTTGAAAAAATCACTAGAAGAGTTTTGTTGATGAAATTAGCTGATGGGAGACATCATAAAAGGGTTATGGACAATAAAGTGTCCTCCAACTTCTCAATGAAGGAGCAAAATTTAAGTGTGATTCTACCTAGCCAAAGACAAGTAATGGAGGCAATGGCTGATCCCAAGTCTTTTAATTGTGTATGGAGCTTGTGCCCCATgacaaattttagaaaaaagagATCTCAGACTCGTAGTCGAAAGACACAATTTTCGGGTATGCACGAGGAAATGAAGCATCTAGAACCACAAGGATGTACTTTTTCTTTAACTTGGTCTGtcaaacataaaaagaaaagaTCGAATGTGTCTGCTCGAAGTTGTGATTTATCTAACTTGTGTTTGGTTCCAAAAGCATTTCCTTTGAAAGCTCTCAGTGTTGTATCCTAA
- the LOC140893493 gene encoding uncharacterized protein isoform X3 — MTDCISQMLERLCISDVYYQLVVREHSAVDSGKERDSCDRIFGNLSASDACFANVTADSGCNTSFGLNGDISEKVTSKEKDKYHTSVEKITRRVLLMKLADGRHHKRVMDNKVSSNFSMKEQNLSVILPSQRQVMEAMADPKSFNCVWSLCPMTNFRKKRSQTRSRKTQFSGMHEEMKHLEPQGCTFSLTWSVKHKKKRSNVSARSCDLSNLCLVPKAFPLKALSVVS, encoded by the exons ATGACTGATTGTATTAGCCAGATGCTTGAGAGACTATGTATATCAGATGTCTACTACCAACTTGTGGTGCGG GAGCATTCAGCTGTTGATTCGGGGAAAGAGAGGGACAGTTGTGATCGTATATTTGGGAATTTGAGTGCTAGTGATGCTTGTTTTGCTAATGTTACTGCGGATTCAGGCTGCAATACCTCTTTCGGTTTGAATGGTGACATATCAG AAAAAGTGACTTCCAAGGAAAAAGATAAATATCACACAAGTGTTGAAAAAATCACTAGAAGAGTTTTGTTGATGAAATTAGCTGATGGGAGACATCATAAAAGGGTTATGGACAATAAAGTGTCCTCCAACTTCTCAATGAAGGAGCAAAATTTAAGTGTGATTCTACCTAGCCAAAGACAAGTAATGGAGGCAATGGCTGATCCCAAGTCTTTTAATTGTGTATGGAGCTTGTGCCCCATgacaaattttagaaaaaagagATCTCAGACTCGTAGTCGAAAGACACAATTTTCGGGTATGCACGAGGAAATGAAGCATCTAGAACCACAAGGATGTACTTTTTCTTTAACTTGGTCTGtcaaacataaaaagaaaagaTCGAATGTGTCTGCTCGAAGTTGTGATTTATCTAACTTGTGTTTGGTTCCAAAAGCATTTCCTTTGAAAGCTCTCAGTGTTGTATCCTAA
- the LOC140893493 gene encoding uncharacterized protein isoform X2, with translation MHVVWPKLQFLPANIYTENTCMFSNLNANDVQGMTDCISQMLERLCISDVYYQLVEHSAVDSGKERDSCDRIFGNLSASDACFANVTADSGCNTSFGLNGDISEKVTSKEKDKYHTSVEKITRRVLLMKLADGRHHKRVMDNKVSSNFSMKEQNLSVILPSQRQVMEAMADPKSFNCVWSLCPMTNFRKKRSQTRSRKTQFSGMHEEMKHLEPQGCTFSLTWSVKHKKKRSNVSARSCDLSNLCLVPKAFPLKALSVVS, from the exons ATGCACGTGGTTTGGCCAAAACTCCAATTTTTGCCGGCCAACATCTACACAGAAAacacatgcatgttttcaaatcTAAACG CGAATGATGTCCAAGGTATGACTGATTGTATTAGCCAGATGCTTGAGAGACTATGTATATCAGATGTCTACTACCAACTTGTG GAGCATTCAGCTGTTGATTCGGGGAAAGAGAGGGACAGTTGTGATCGTATATTTGGGAATTTGAGTGCTAGTGATGCTTGTTTTGCTAATGTTACTGCGGATTCAGGCTGCAATACCTCTTTCGGTTTGAATGGTGACATATCAG AAAAAGTGACTTCCAAGGAAAAAGATAAATATCACACAAGTGTTGAAAAAATCACTAGAAGAGTTTTGTTGATGAAATTAGCTGATGGGAGACATCATAAAAGGGTTATGGACAATAAAGTGTCCTCCAACTTCTCAATGAAGGAGCAAAATTTAAGTGTGATTCTACCTAGCCAAAGACAAGTAATGGAGGCAATGGCTGATCCCAAGTCTTTTAATTGTGTATGGAGCTTGTGCCCCATgacaaattttagaaaaaagagATCTCAGACTCGTAGTCGAAAGACACAATTTTCGGGTATGCACGAGGAAATGAAGCATCTAGAACCACAAGGATGTACTTTTTCTTTAACTTGGTCTGtcaaacataaaaagaaaagaTCGAATGTGTCTGCTCGAAGTTGTGATTTATCTAACTTGTGTTTGGTTCCAAAAGCATTTCCTTTGAAAGCTCTCAGTGTTGTATCCTAA